A single genomic interval of Cyanobacteriota bacterium harbors:
- a CDS encoding cell division protein SepF, translating to MSSIFTKLRDFVGLNDPVDYEEYEYEEAPEADEYQELYREQHPQKPPAPAAMPEEDSRVRRRLRERSPLTASEVGMLGGNGSMSNVIGMPGSVNGISEVVVMEPRSFEEMPQAIQALRERKSVVLNLNVMDPDQAQRAVDFVAGGTYAIDGHQERIGESIFLFTPSCVQVTTQAGVSHEAPQPARTPTRPATAPTPAWTTEPSARMA from the coding sequence GTGAGTAGTATCTTCACCAAGTTACGTGACTTTGTGGGTCTAAATGACCCAGTTGATTACGAAGAGTATGAGTATGAGGAAGCTCCTGAAGCAGACGAATATCAGGAACTCTATCGTGAGCAACATCCCCAGAAGCCCCCAGCACCAGCAGCTATGCCTGAGGAAGATAGCCGGGTTCGTCGTCGTTTGCGGGAGCGTTCTCCCTTGACCGCCAGTGAAGTTGGAATGTTAGGTGGAAATGGATCTATGAGTAATGTAATTGGGATGCCTGGTTCGGTGAATGGGATTTCTGAGGTGGTGGTGATGGAGCCACGATCGTTTGAAGAAATGCCCCAAGCGATTCAAGCTCTGCGAGAGCGCAAGTCAGTAGTCTTGAACCTAAACGTTATGGATCCTGATCAGGCCCAGCGCGCCGTTGATTTTGTTGCAGGTGGCACCTATGCGATCGACGGTCACCAAGAGCGTATTGGCGAGAGCATTTTCCTGTTTACTCCAAGCTGTGTGCAGGTCACCACTCAGGCAGGTGTCAGCCACGAAGCACCTCAGCCAGCCCGGACTCCTACCCGCCCTGCTACAGCTCCAACCCCTGCCTGGACCACAGAACCATCAGCGCGGATGGCATAG
- the proC gene encoding pyrroline-5-carboxylate reductase — translation MVKQLALIGGGVMGEALLSGWLAQNVVQPTAVWVSDPLAARRHELATRYQVHVTDDNRAAITDAAIIFLAIKPQLFAAVGAELAPVVAAVPVAQKPLVVSILAGTPLHKLEAAFPDCPVIRAMPNTPATVGAGMTAIAAGRWATPDHSQQAHHLLTAAGDVVEVPESLMDAVTGLSGSGPAYVALLVESLADGGVAAGLPRAIAARLALQTVMGTAQLLHQSGMHPAELKDRVASPGGTTIAGILALEQAGFRSALMQAVMAATERSKALGQY, via the coding sequence ATGGTCAAACAGCTAGCACTCATTGGTGGGGGCGTTATGGGAGAGGCACTACTGTCAGGCTGGCTAGCGCAGAACGTGGTGCAGCCTACAGCAGTATGGGTCAGTGATCCCCTAGCAGCGCGCCGTCATGAGTTAGCAACTCGATACCAAGTGCACGTGACGGATGACAATCGAGCAGCCATTACTGATGCAGCGATCATCTTCCTGGCTATCAAGCCCCAACTGTTTGCAGCCGTAGGTGCAGAGTTAGCGCCAGTAGTAGCGGCTGTGCCAGTCGCTCAAAAGCCGTTGGTTGTTTCAATTTTGGCAGGCACCCCCCTACACAAGCTAGAAGCTGCGTTTCCCGACTGTCCTGTGATTAGAGCCATGCCAAATACTCCAGCAACCGTGGGGGCAGGCATGACAGCGATCGCGGCTGGCCGCTGGGCAACACCTGACCATAGCCAACAAGCCCACCATTTGTTAACAGCCGCTGGCGATGTAGTTGAGGTGCCAGAATCCCTTATGGATGCAGTGACTGGTCTTTCTGGGTCTGGCCCCGCCTATGTAGCGTTACTGGTGGAAAGTCTAGCAGACGGCGGAGTGGCGGCTGGGTTACCGCGGGCGATCGCCGCTAGGCTAGCCCTACAAACCGTCATGGGAACTGCCCAACTACTGCACCAATCTGGAATGCACCCAGCAGAGCTGAAGGATCGGGTTGCCAGTCCCGGTGGTACCACGATCGCAGGCATTCTGGCCCTGGAACAAGCAGGGTTTCGCTCTGC